The DNA segment TCCAAGAGGCATGCCTTACTATCAAGCTTTGCATCTTTTTTACGCCATTGTTTGTGCATGTGAGGAAATTCATAAACACAAAGAGTGGCATGGTGATTTGCACCTGGAAAACATCATGCTGCAACAGTCTGGACTGCGGTATGATATAAAATTGATTGATATCTTTCACACTGCGCACAGTCCCAATGACAAAGGCAGTCCTTTAGAAGACTTATATGACATTTGTAATATCTTATACGAATTGATTGGCGGCGCAAAGCGCTACGCCAAACAACCGCAAATCATCAAAAATATTTGTTGTGGGCGTAAAAAAACTTTGATTAAAAAAAAATTTAAAAACACCCGCACGCTCAAGGATTTTTTAGAAAGCCAAGCTTGGGAAGTATTTTAATTGCACTATACATTTTTTAAGTTTTTAGAGGTACCATGCCCCAGTCTTTAAACCATAAAACAATTTTAATTACTGGTGCCAGTAAAGGCATTGGTCAAGCGGCTGCTTACCATTTGGCCGAACGGGGTGCAGAAGTTATTTTATTTGCTCGCAGCGAAAAAGCTTTAGAAACAATTGCGGCCGAAATTCCTAACAGCCACTTTTTTGTTGGGGATGTCTCAAAAAGCAAAGATGTCAAAGCTGCCATCGACCTTGCAGTAAAAAAAACCGGGCGTTTAGATGTTCTAATCAACAATGCCGGCATCATTGATCCAGTAGCTACACTCGCTGACTCCGAGCCGGATGCCTGGAGTAAGGTCATTGATGTGAATGTGAAAGGGGTGTATTAC comes from the bacterium genome and includes:
- a CDS encoding protein kinase; this translates as MKTSKTPAILNAFDFEDGKIISSKYQLVKKLGEGWEGEVYLVKELDTNIERAAKFFYPHRNLNNKTVKSYAKKLHKLRNCSALIQYINKESFRFKKHSIQYLLSDFIDGGSVQAYLKKFHPRGMPYYQALHLFYAIVCACEEIHKHKEWHGDLHLENIMLQQSGLRYDIKLIDIFHTAHSPNDKGSPLEDLYDICNILYELIGGAKRYAKQPQIIKNICCGRKKTLIKKKFKNTRTLKDFLESQAWEVF